A stretch of DNA from Thiohalorhabdus sp. Cl-TMA:
GCCCAGGCCAACGCGCCGGTGGGCGATGACGGGCAGCTTGAAGCCGACCTGATCTCCTGCCGGCACCGGGGCGAATCCACCCTGGCCCGGCCGGACCAGGTGGAGTACATGGACGTTTCGCCCAAGCAGATCCTCTCCGTGGCTGCCTCGCTGCTGCCCTTCCTGGAGCACGACGACGCCAACCGCGCGCTCATGGGCGCCAATATGCAGCGCCAGGCGGTGCCCACCATCCGCGCCGACAAGCCCTTGGTGGGTACCGGCATGGAACGGCGCGTTGCGGTGGACTCCGGCGTCGCGGTGGCCTCGCGGCGCGGCGGACTGGTTGAATCGGTGGACGCCTCCAGGGTGGTGGTCCGGGTCAACGACGACGAGACCACCCCCGGCGAGCCCGGCGTGGACATCTACAACCTGATCAAGTACAGCCGTTCCAACCAGAACACCTGCATCAACCAGAAGCCCCTGGTCCACCAGGGCCAGCGGATCGAGGCGGGTGACGTGCTGGCCGACGGCCAGAGCACGGACATGGGCGAGCTGGCCCTCGGCCAGAACATGATGACCGCCTTCATGGCCTGGGGCGGATACAATTTCGAGGACTCCATCCTCATCTCCGAGCGGGTGGTGCAGGAGGACCGCTTCACCTCCATCCACGTGGAGGCCTTCTCGGTGATGGCCCGGGACACCAAGCTCGGCGCCGAAGAGATCACGCGGGACATCCCGAACGTCAACGAGGAGGCCCTCGGCGATCTGGACGAGGCCGGCGTGGTGCGGATCGGTGCGGAGGTCAATCCCGGCGACATCCTGGTGGGCAAGGTCACCCCCAAGGGCGAGACCCAGCTCACCCCGGAGGAAAAGCTGCTGCGCGCCATCTTCGGCGAGAAGGCCTCGGACGTGAAGGACACCTCCCTGCGCGCCCCCACGGGCGTGTACGGCACGGTGATCGACGTGCAGGTGTTCACCTCCGAAGGGGTGGAAAAGGACAGCCGCGCCAAGGCCATTGAGGAGGATGAGCTGGCCCGGGTGCAAAAGGATCTGGAGACCCAGCACCGCATCGTCGAGGACGACGCCTACGCGCGGCTCGAGGACCTGCTGGTGGGGAAGGTGGCCGATGGCGGGCCCAATCTGGAGCCGGGTAGCGAAGTCACCTCCGAGTACCTGCAAGGGCTGTCCCGCAAGCGCTGGTTCGAGATCCGCATGCGGGACGAAACCGTCAATGACCAGGTCGACAAGATTCGCGAGCACCTGGAGGAGCAGCGGCAGCTGCTCGAACAGCGGCTGGAGGAAAAGCGCGAGAAGCTCACCTCCGGCGACGAGCTCTCCCCAGGGGTGCTCAAGATGGTGAAGGTGTTCGTCGGCGTGAAGCGGCCGCTGCAGCCCGGCGACAAGATGGCCGGGCGCCACGGCAACAAGGGCCTGATCTCCAAGATCATGCCGCAGGAGGACATGCCCTTCCTGGACGACGGCACTCCGGTGGACGTGGTGCTCAACCCGCTCGGTGTGCCCTCCCGGATGAATGTCGGACAGATCCTGGAGACCCACCTGGGCTGGGCCGCGAAGGCCCTGGGCATGCAGGTGGGCCGGATGCTGGACAATGGCGGTGAGATGAAGGAGGTCCGCGACTTCCTCAACGAGGTCTACGACCACGACGAGGAGCGCGAGGCACTCGCCGAGATGGACGACGGCGAGATCCGCAACCTGGGCCGCAATCTGCGCGGTGGCGTCCCCATGTCGACCCCGGTGTTCGATGGGGCCAGCGAAGGCGAGATCAAGGGGATGCTGCGCAAGGCGGACCTGCCGGATTCCGGCCAGGTGACCCTGTACGACGGCCGCACGGGGGACGCCTTCGACCGGCCGGTAACCGTGGGCTACATGTACATCCTCAAGCTCCATCACCTGGTGGACGACAAGATCCACGCCCGCTCCACCGGCCCCTACTCCCTGGTCACGCAGCAGCCGCTGGGCGGCAAGGCGCAGTTCGGCGGCCAGCGGTTCGGCGAGATGGAGGTATGGGCGCTGGAGGCCTACGGTGCCGCCTACACCCTGCAGGAGATGCTGACCATCAAGTCCGACGACGTAGCCGGGCGGACCGCCGCCTACGAGTCCCTGGTGAAGGGGGACGACAAATTCCAGCCCGGGATCCCCGAATCCTTCAACGTGCTGCTTAGGGAGCTTCGGGCCCTGGCCATCGACGTTGAGCTGGAGTAGATCGCGCGCGCATTGGCGGTGGGGCCGACGGGGGGTTGGCCCCTTTGGGCCGGCGGCATTGCTCGCCGGCGACCGCATCCAGGCGTATTGAGGCGCCAAGGAGGATGACCTTGAAGGACATCATGAACCTGTTCAAACAGACCAGCCAGCAGCTCGACTTCGATGGCGTACGCATCGCCATCGCGTCGCCGGACAAGATCCGGTCCTGGTCCTATGGCGAGGTCAAGAAACCGGAGACCATTAACTACCGGACTTTCAAGCCCGAGCGGGATGGCCTGTTCTGCGCCAAGATCTTCGGCCCGGTCCGGGACTACGAGTGCAATTGCGGCAAATACAAGCGGCTCAAGCACCGCGGCGTCGTCTGCGAGAAGTGCGGTGTGGAGGTTATCCAGTCCAAGGTGCGCCGTGAGCGCATGGGACATATCGATCTGGCCGCTCCGGTGGCCCATATCTGGTTCCTGAAGTCCCTGCCCTCTCGGATGGGGCTCCTTCTGGGCATGACCCTCAAGGACCTCGAGCGGGTGCTTTACTTCGAGTCCTACGTGGTGGTGGATCCGGGCATGACCCCGCTGGAGCGGGGCCAGCTGCTCACCGACGAGCAGTACCTGGACGCCGTGGAAGAGTACGGTGACGATTTCACCGCCATGATGGGTGCTGAGGCCATCCGCGACATGCTGCGTGAGATCGACCTCGACTCCGAGGCCCGGCAGCTTCGCGAGGAGCTGGACGAGACCCGCTCCGAGGCCAAGCGCAAGAAGGTTGCCAAGCGGCTCAAGACCGTGGAGGCCTTCCTGTTCTCCGGCAACCGTCCCGAGTGGATGATCCTTGAGGTGCTGCCGGTGATCCCGCCCGAGCTGCGGCCCCTGGTGCCGCTGGACGGCGGCCGTTTCGCCACCTCTGACCTGAACGACCTCTATCGCCGGGTGATCAACCGGAACAACCGGCTCAAGCGCCTGCTTGACCTCAAGGCGCCCGAGATCATCGTGCGCAACGAAAAGCGCATGCTCCAGGAGGCGGTGGACGCCCTGCTGGACAACGGCCGGCGCGGCAAGGTCATGACCGGGCCCAACAAGCGGCCGCTCAAGTCCCTGGCGGACATGATCAAGGGCAAGCAGGGCCGCTTCCGGCAGAACATGCTCGGCAAGCGCGTGGACTATTCCGGCCGTTCCGTGATCGTGGTGGGTCCGGAGCTCAAGCTCCACCAGTGCGGCCTGCCCAAGAAGATGGCGCTGGAGCTCTTCAAGCCGTTCATCTACAACAAGCTGGAGTCCCGGGGCTACGCCACCACCATCAAGGCCGCCAAGAAGATGGTGGACCAGGAGCGGCCCGAGGTCTGGGACATCCTCGAGGAGGTGATCCGCGAGCATCCCGTGATGCTCAACCGGGCGCCGACCCTGCACCGGCTGGGCATCCAGGCCTTCGAGCCGGTGCTCACCGAGGGCAAGGCCATCCAGCTGCACCCGCTGGTCTGCGTGCCTTACAACGCCGACTTCGACGGCGACCAGATGGCCGTGCACGTGCCGCTGTTCACCGAGGCGCAGATGGAAGCCCGGGTGCTCATGATGAGCTCCAACAACATCCTGGGTCCGGCCAACGGCGAGCCCATCATCTCCCCCACCCAGGACATCGTCCTCGGGCTCTACTACATGACCCGGGAGGCGGTGAACGCCAAGGGCGAGGGTGCCATCTTCCGCGACGTGGACGAGGTGCGCCGCGCCTATGAAACCGGTGCCGTGCACCTGCACGCCAAGATCCATTGCCGGATTCGCGGTGAGCGGGTGGAGACCACCGTGGGCCGCGCCCTGCTGGTGGACATCCTCCCCGGGAAGCTGGAGTTCGGCCTGGTGAACCGGGTGCTGGACAAGAAGGCCATTGGCCAGCTGGTGAAGGCCTGCTATCGCCGTGAGGGCCTGAAGACCACCGTGGTCTTCTCCGACCAGGTCATGTACACCGGCTTCCACTACGCCACCAAGTCGGGAATCTCCTTCGGGCTGGATGACATGGTGATCCCGGATGAGAAGAGCACGTTGCTCGAGGAGGCCCAGGGCGAGGTCAAGGAGATCTACCAGCAGTACACCGACGGCCTGGTAACCAACTCCGAGCGGTACAACAAGGTCATCGACGTCTGGGCGCACACCAACGACAAGGTGGCCGAGAAGATGATGGACGGTCTCGGTACCGACAAGGTCACCGACGCCGAGGGCAAGGAGGTGGAGCAGGAGTCCTTCAACTCCATCTACATGATGGCCGACTCCGGGGCCCGGGGGTCCGCGCAGCAGATCCGGCAGCTGGCGGGCATGCGCGGCCTCATGGCCAAGCCGGACGGCTCCATCATCGAGGCGCCCATCACGGCCAACTTCCGCGAGGGCCTGAACGTTCTGCAGTACTTCATCTCCACCCACGGCGCCCGTAAGGGGCTGGCCGATACGGCGCTCAAGACCGCCAACTCCGGCTACCTGACCCGGCGCCTAGTGGATGTGTCGCAGAGCTGCATCGTCGAGGAGGAGGACTGTGGCACCGAGAACGGCACCGCCATGACCCCGCTCGTGGAAGGCGGCGACGTCGTGGAGCCGCTCTCCGAGCGGGTCCTGGGCCGCGTGACGGCCGAGCCGGTGTACCACCCGAATACCGGCGAGGTCCTCTTCGAGCGCGGCGCCATGCTCGGCGAAAACGAGGTGGAGCAGCTGGACGAGCTGGGCGTGGACCAGGTGGTGGCCCGCTCCGTGCTGACCTGCGAATCCCGCCACGGCGTCTGTGCCAACTGCTACGGCCGGGATCTGGGCCGCGGCTCCCGGGTGACCACCGGCGAGGCCGTGGGCATCGTCGCCGCCCAGTCCATCGGCGAGCCGGGCACCCAGCTCACCATGCGGACGTTCCACATCGGCGGCGCCGCGTCCCGCTCCGCCGAGCAGGCCTCCCAGGAGACCAAATACGGCGGCTACGTGCGCTTCGAGAACCTGAAGACCGTGACCGACCGGAACGGACGCGCGGTGGTGGTCTCCCGTAATGGCGAGATGACCGTGAACGAGGAGACCGGCCGGGAGCGGGAGCGCTACAAGATCCCCTACGGTGCCACGCTCACCGTGGAGGAAGGCGGCCACGCCGAAGCCGGCGCTACCCTGGCCGAGTGGGACCCTTACACCATGCCCATCCTTACCGAGGTGGGGGGTACCGCCCGCTTCCAGGACATCGAGTCCGGCTCCACCGCCACCCAGCAGGTGGACGAGGTCACCGGCCTCACCAGCATGCAGGTGACGGACGTGAGCGGCGCCAAGGGTCGTGACATGCGGCCGCGCATCGAGCTCGTGGACGATTCCGGAGAGCCGGTGAAGATCTCCGGAACCGACCTGCCCGCCCGGTACTATCTGCCGGCCGGAGCGATCATCTCGGTGAACGACAACGATGCGCTCCACCCCGGCGACGTACTGGCGCGTATCCCGCGTGAGACCTCCAAGACCAAGGACATCACCGGCGGTCTGCCCCGGGTGGCGGAGCTCTTCGAAGCGCGCAAGCCCAAGGAGCACGCCGTGCTCGCCGAGAACGAGGGCCTGGTCTCCTTCGGCAAGGACACCAAGGGCAAGCGCCGGGTTCTGGTGCGCACCAGCGACGGCGACGAGCACGAGTACCTGATCCCCAAGGGCC
This window harbors:
- the rpoB gene encoding DNA-directed RNA polymerase subunit beta, with translation MYSLTEKKRIRKDFGKNPTIREVPYLLETQVESYQRFLQAGRGPEDRLDDGLEEVFRSVFPIEDQSGKASLEYAGYEFGEPSFDVRECQQWGLTFSRPLHCKLRLVVYDKDEATGGKAVRDIKEQEVYLGEIPWQTERGTFIVNGTERVIVSQLTRSPGVFFSHDRGQTHSSGKLLHNARVIPYRGSWLDFEFDPKDHLYVRIDRRRKLPASVLLRALGYSNAEMLDLFFEREHFRMEGSGIRMTLVPERLQGMKAPFEVEDPEGGEPLVAIGQKVTRRRVNQLKEAGIQSVEVPEGILLGKVLAHDIPDTETGELLASANEEVTEDLLERLREAGVTEFETIYTNEIDRGPFMSETIRLDHTNTQSEAQIEIYRMMRPGEPPTEETAANLFNNLFFNDERYDLSAVGRMKFNRRVGRESDEGPGTLDPEDIIDVMRTLISLKNGFGDVDDIDHLGNRRVRSVGELAGEQFRIGLVRMERAVKERMALADADDLVPKKLVNAKPVSAAIKEFFGSSQLSQFMDQTNPLSEVTHKRRVSALGPGGLSRERAGFEVRDVHPTHYGRICPIETPEGPNIGLINSLSSYARTNRYGFLETPYRRVENGMPTDQVDYLSAIEEGNYVIAQANAPVGDDGQLEADLISCRHRGESTLARPDQVEYMDVSPKQILSVAASLLPFLEHDDANRALMGANMQRQAVPTIRADKPLVGTGMERRVAVDSGVAVASRRGGLVESVDASRVVVRVNDDETTPGEPGVDIYNLIKYSRSNQNTCINQKPLVHQGQRIEAGDVLADGQSTDMGELALGQNMMTAFMAWGGYNFEDSILISERVVQEDRFTSIHVEAFSVMARDTKLGAEEITRDIPNVNEEALGDLDEAGVVRIGAEVNPGDILVGKVTPKGETQLTPEEKLLRAIFGEKASDVKDTSLRAPTGVYGTVIDVQVFTSEGVEKDSRAKAIEEDELARVQKDLETQHRIVEDDAYARLEDLLVGKVADGGPNLEPGSEVTSEYLQGLSRKRWFEIRMRDETVNDQVDKIREHLEEQRQLLEQRLEEKREKLTSGDELSPGVLKMVKVFVGVKRPLQPGDKMAGRHGNKGLISKIMPQEDMPFLDDGTPVDVVLNPLGVPSRMNVGQILETHLGWAAKALGMQVGRMLDNGGEMKEVRDFLNEVYDHDEEREALAEMDDGEIRNLGRNLRGGVPMSTPVFDGASEGEIKGMLRKADLPDSGQVTLYDGRTGDAFDRPVTVGYMYILKLHHLVDDKIHARSTGPYSLVTQQPLGGKAQFGGQRFGEMEVWALEAYGAAYTLQEMLTIKSDDVAGRTAAYESLVKGDDKFQPGIPESFNVLLRELRALAIDVELE
- the rpoC gene encoding DNA-directed RNA polymerase subunit beta', which codes for MKDIMNLFKQTSQQLDFDGVRIAIASPDKIRSWSYGEVKKPETINYRTFKPERDGLFCAKIFGPVRDYECNCGKYKRLKHRGVVCEKCGVEVIQSKVRRERMGHIDLAAPVAHIWFLKSLPSRMGLLLGMTLKDLERVLYFESYVVVDPGMTPLERGQLLTDEQYLDAVEEYGDDFTAMMGAEAIRDMLREIDLDSEARQLREELDETRSEAKRKKVAKRLKTVEAFLFSGNRPEWMILEVLPVIPPELRPLVPLDGGRFATSDLNDLYRRVINRNNRLKRLLDLKAPEIIVRNEKRMLQEAVDALLDNGRRGKVMTGPNKRPLKSLADMIKGKQGRFRQNMLGKRVDYSGRSVIVVGPELKLHQCGLPKKMALELFKPFIYNKLESRGYATTIKAAKKMVDQERPEVWDILEEVIREHPVMLNRAPTLHRLGIQAFEPVLTEGKAIQLHPLVCVPYNADFDGDQMAVHVPLFTEAQMEARVLMMSSNNILGPANGEPIISPTQDIVLGLYYMTREAVNAKGEGAIFRDVDEVRRAYETGAVHLHAKIHCRIRGERVETTVGRALLVDILPGKLEFGLVNRVLDKKAIGQLVKACYRREGLKTTVVFSDQVMYTGFHYATKSGISFGLDDMVIPDEKSTLLEEAQGEVKEIYQQYTDGLVTNSERYNKVIDVWAHTNDKVAEKMMDGLGTDKVTDAEGKEVEQESFNSIYMMADSGARGSAQQIRQLAGMRGLMAKPDGSIIEAPITANFREGLNVLQYFISTHGARKGLADTALKTANSGYLTRRLVDVSQSCIVEEEDCGTENGTAMTPLVEGGDVVEPLSERVLGRVTAEPVYHPNTGEVLFERGAMLGENEVEQLDELGVDQVVARSVLTCESRHGVCANCYGRDLGRGSRVTTGEAVGIVAAQSIGEPGTQLTMRTFHIGGAASRSAEQASQETKYGGYVRFENLKTVTDRNGRAVVVSRNGEMTVNEETGRERERYKIPYGATLTVEEGGHAEAGATLAEWDPYTMPILTEVGGTARFQDIESGSTATQQVDEVTGLTSMQVTDVSGAKGRDMRPRIELVDDSGEPVKISGTDLPARYYLPAGAIISVNDNDALHPGDVLARIPRETSKTKDITGGLPRVAELFEARKPKEHAVLAENEGLVSFGKDTKGKRRVLVRTSDGDEHEYLIPKGRRIAVNEGDHVRPGDPIVDGSPVPQDILNILGIEALARYIVDEVQEVYRLQGVKINDKHIEIIVRQMLRRREIMEAGDSRFLEGDQVDRAVLEEENDRLRAEDKTEAVGRPMLLGLTKASLSTESFISAASFQETTRVLTEAAMEGRVDTLRGLKENLIVGRLIPAGTGLAYHSLRQAQREPEVSEEAPAAEGEGESAVNAQWA